In Ascaphus truei isolate aAscTru1 chromosome 2, aAscTru1.hap1, whole genome shotgun sequence, the genomic stretch TAGGGACCACAATTTTAAAACCCTGGGTACAAAGAAAATTAACAAAATAAAGTATTGGTAAAGTACGTTCTTCAGTTTTTTGGATTTGTAATTTGCTTTCAGTAATTTGAtttacagattgaaaacatttgttctgtgttttttgtttacttctgttagagaACGGCCTGAATGGGGAACAGAACTTGAGCTCTGATACATCCAGAAGCTGTCTGACTCCTCGCAGCCCAGAAGTGCCAAAAAACAATGATTCCTGCCACATTTTGGACACGTACAAGGAACCAGTGCCACAcgatggtgaatttacagaccGTGTACAGCACACAGCGGAAACGGACTCTAAATATGGGTCCAGCAAAAGGAATGAGAGGGATTTAAGAAGCTGTGGTGCTCAGCCTTTTCTCTGTTGTGAGTGTGGCAAAAGCTTCTCACTGAACAAGGACCTGCTCACACACGTTTGTGTCCCCAGTAGAGagcaaacctttacatgtacagataGTGGGAGCAGTTTCTCACTGAAGGGGAAACTTCTTTCACAGCAGATTATTCAGACAGCAGTGACTCCTTTtacttgtacagtgtgtgggaaacagttaAGTACTATGAAtgccctcctcaatcaccagaGGATTATTCAttcaggagagaaaccattcacatgtacagagtgtgggaaacaattcagtaagAAGGGCAACCTCCTCATGCACCAGAGGACTCATACAGGGGAAAAACCATTcatatgtacagagtgtagtaaaagcttttctcggaaggATAGCCTCCTCAAACATGTgttgattcatacaggggagaaaccattcacatgtacagtgtgtgggaaaagcttttctcggaaggATAGCCTCCTTAAACATGTgttgattcatacaggggagaaaccattcacatgtacagagtgtgggaaacaattcactgCTCAGAGCAGCCTCGtcacacaccagaggattcatacaggggaggaACTATTCAAATGTACAAAGTGTCGGAAACAATTCCATGAAAAGAGCAACCTCCTCaggcaccagaggattcatacaggagagaaaccattcacatgtacatactgtgagaa encodes the following:
- the LOC142488008 gene encoding uncharacterized protein LOC142488008 isoform X1; translation: MDPHLSFPVVVLESLDIKSEKEEANTEEYLITIKSETVPFPVSGFPVVVPESLEIKSEKEEPETEEHLTPIKEEIDAFPVCGFPVVVLERLEIKSEKEEPNTEEHLTPIKSETVPFPVSENGLNGEQNLSSDTSRSCLTPRSPEVPKNNDSCHILDTYKEPVPHDGEFTDRVQHTAETDSKYGSSKRNERDLRSCGAQPFLCCECGKSFSLNKDLLTHVCVPSREQTFTCTDSGSSFSLKGKLLSQQIIQTAVTPFTCTVCGKQLSTMNALLNHQRIIHSGEKPFTCTECGKQFSKKGNLLMHQRTHTGEKPFICTECSKSFSRKDSLLKHVLIHTGEKPFTCTVCGKSFSRKDSLLKHVLIHTGEKPFTCTECGKQFTAQSSLVTHQRIHTGEELFKCTKCRKQFHEKSNLLRHQRIHTGEKPFTCTYCEKHFGFKGSLLLHQRIHTGDKQFTCTECSKSFSRKAHLLQHVLIHTGEKPFTCTECGKSFSQEIHLLKHHRIHTLEKPCPCT
- the LOC142488008 gene encoding uncharacterized protein LOC142488008 isoform X2 translates to MDPHLSFPVVVLESLDIKSEKEEANTEEYLITIKSETVPFPVSVVVPESLEIKSEKEEPETEEHLTPIKEEIDAFPVCGFPVVVLERLEIKSEKEEPNTEEHLTPIKSETVPFPVSENGLNGEQNLSSDTSRSCLTPRSPEVPKNNDSCHILDTYKEPVPHDGEFTDRVQHTAETDSKYGSSKRNERDLRSCGAQPFLCCECGKSFSLNKDLLTHVCVPSREQTFTCTDSGSSFSLKGKLLSQQIIQTAVTPFTCTVCGKQLSTMNALLNHQRIIHSGEKPFTCTECGKQFSKKGNLLMHQRTHTGEKPFICTECSKSFSRKDSLLKHVLIHTGEKPFTCTVCGKSFSRKDSLLKHVLIHTGEKPFTCTECGKQFTAQSSLVTHQRIHTGEELFKCTKCRKQFHEKSNLLRHQRIHTGEKPFTCTYCEKHFGFKGSLLLHQRIHTGDKQFTCTECSKSFSRKAHLLQHVLIHTGEKPFTCTECGKSFSQEIHLLKHHRIHTLEKPCPCT
- the LOC142488008 gene encoding uncharacterized protein LOC142488008 isoform X3 gives rise to the protein MDPHLSFPVVVLESLDIKSEKEEANTEEYLITIKSETVPFPVSENGLNGEQNLSSDTSRSCLTPRSPEVPKNNDSCHILDTYKEPVPHDGEFTDRVQHTAETDSKYGSSKRNERDLRSCGAQPFLCCECGKSFSLNKDLLTHVCVPSREQTFTCTDSGSSFSLKGKLLSQQIIQTAVTPFTCTVCGKQLSTMNALLNHQRIIHSGEKPFTCTECGKQFSKKGNLLMHQRTHTGEKPFICTECSKSFSRKDSLLKHVLIHTGEKPFTCTVCGKSFSRKDSLLKHVLIHTGEKPFTCTECGKQFTAQSSLVTHQRIHTGEELFKCTKCRKQFHEKSNLLRHQRIHTGEKPFTCTYCEKHFGFKGSLLLHQRIHTGDKQFTCTECSKSFSRKAHLLQHVLIHTGEKPFTCTECGKSFSQEIHLLKHHRIHTLEKPCPCT
- the LOC142488008 gene encoding uncharacterized protein LOC142488008 isoform X4; the encoded protein is MRGGGRWRAAEEWVPVSGACGAENGLNGEQNLSSDTSRSCLTPRSPEVPKNNDSCHILDTYKEPVPHDGEFTDRVQHTAETDSKYGSSKRNERDLRSCGAQPFLCCECGKSFSLNKDLLTHVCVPSREQTFTCTDSGSSFSLKGKLLSQQIIQTAVTPFTCTVCGKQLSTMNALLNHQRIIHSGEKPFTCTECGKQFSKKGNLLMHQRTHTGEKPFICTECSKSFSRKDSLLKHVLIHTGEKPFTCTVCGKSFSRKDSLLKHVLIHTGEKPFTCTECGKQFTAQSSLVTHQRIHTGEELFKCTKCRKQFHEKSNLLRHQRIHTGEKPFTCTYCEKHFGFKGSLLLHQRIHTGDKQFTCTECSKSFSRKAHLLQHVLIHTGEKPFTCTECGKSFSQEIHLLKHHRIHTLEKPCPCT